In Centroberyx gerrardi isolate f3 chromosome 20, fCenGer3.hap1.cur.20231027, whole genome shotgun sequence, a genomic segment contains:
- the vclb gene encoding vinculin b — MPVFHTKTIESILEPVAQQISHLVIMHEEGEVDGKAIPDLTAPVAAVQAAVSNLVRVGKDTVQTTEDQIMKRDMPPAFIKVENACTKLVQAASMLKADPYSVPARDYLIDGSRGILSGTSDLLLTFDEAEVRKIIRVCKGILEYLTVAEVVESMEDLITYTKNLGPGMTKMAKMIDERQQELTHQEHRVMLVNSMNTVKELLPVLISGIKIFVTTKTSGSQGVEEALKNRNFTFEKMSAEINEIIRVLQLTSWDEDAWANKDTEAMKRALGLIDSKMSQAKNWLRDPNAQPGDAGEQAIRQILDEAGKVGELCAGKERRDILGTSRTLGQMTDQVSEMRARGQGASPAAMQKAQQVSQGLDVLTGKVENAARKLEAMTNSKQAIAKRIDAAQNWLADPNGGPEGEENIKALLVEGKKIADMCEDPKEREDILRSIGEIAALTAKLSDLRRQGKGDTPEARALAKQIATALQNLQSKTNKAVANSRPAKAAVHLEGKIEQAQRWIDNPTMDDSGVGQAAIRGLVAEGRRLANALPGPYRQELLGKCEQVEQLMAQLADLAARGEGDSPQARAVAQQLQEALKDLKGKMQEAMTQEVSDIFSDTTTPIKLLAVAATAPLDAPNRDEVFEERAGNFENHANKLGATAEKAAAVGTANKSTVEGIQAAVKSTRDLTPQVVSAARILLRNPGNQAAYEHFETMKNQWIDNVEKMTGLVDEAIDTKSLLDASEEAIKKDLEKCRVAMANHQPQMLVAGATSIARRANRILLVAKREVENSEDPKFREVVKAASDELSQTISPMVMDAKAVAGNIHDPSLQKGFLDSGYKILGAVAKVREAFQPQEPDFPPPPPELDQLHLNDEPAPPKPPLPEGEVPPPRPPPPEEKDEEFPEQKAGEMVSEPMMVAARQLHDEARKWSSKGNDIIGAAKRMALLMAEMSRLVRGGSGNKRALIQCAKDIAKASDEVTRLAKEVAKQCTDKRIRTNLLQVCERIPTISTQLKILSTVKATMLGRTNISEEESEQATEMLVHNAQNLMQSVKETVREAEAASIKIRTDAGFTLHWVRKTPWYQ; from the exons GTGGGGAAGGATACTGTCCAAACCACAGAGGACCAGATCATGAAAAGGGACATGCCACCAGCTTTTATCAA GGTGGAGAATGCCTGCACTAAGCTGGTGCAGGCTGCCTCCATGCTGAAAGCTGATCCATACTCCGTCCCTGCTCGTGATTACCTCATCGATGGCTCCCGGGGCATCCTCTCTGGAACCTCTGACCTGCTCCTGACCTTCGATGAGGCTgag GTTCGCAAAATCATCCGCGTGTGTAAAGGCATCCTTGAGTACCTGACAGTGGCAGAGGTGGTGGAATCTATGGAGGACTTGATCACATACACAAAGAACCTGGGACCAG GGATGACGAAGATGGCAAAGATGATAGATGAGCGACAGCAGGAGCTGACTCACCAAGAGCACCGTGTGATGCTGGTGAACTCCATGAACACAGTCAAAGAGCTGCTACCCGTCCTCATCTCAG GTATCAAGATCTTTGTGACAACCAAGACATCCGGGAGCCAGGGCGTGGAGGAAGCTTTGAAGAACCGTAACTTCACCTTTGAGAAGATGAGCGCCGAGATAAACGAGATCATCAGGGTGCTGCAGCTCACGTCCTGGGATGAGGATGCCTGGGCCAACAAG GACACAGAGGCCATGAAGAGGGCTCTGGGGCTCATCGACTCTAAGATGAGCCAGGCCAAGAACTGGCTGAGGGATCCAAATGCTCAACCAG GGGATGCAGGGGAGCAGGCTATCCGCCAGATCCTGGATGAAGCTGGGAAGGTCGGGGAACTGTGTGCAGGGAAGGAGCGCAGAGATATCTTGGGCACAAGCAGGACTCTGGGTCAGATGACCGACCAGGTTTCTGAGATGCGGGCGAG AGGTCAGGGGGCATCCCCGGCTGCCATGCAGAAGGCCCAGCAGGTTTCTCAGGGGCTGGACGTGCTCACAGGCAAGGTGGAAAATGCTGCCCGCAAGCTGGAGGCCATGACTAACTCCAAGCAGGCCATTGCCAAGAGGATTGATGCTGCGCAG AACTGGCTGGCAGACCCCAATGGTGgcccagagggagaggagaatatCAAGGCCCTCCTTGTTGAGGGTAAGAAGATTGCGGACATGTGTGAGGACCccaaagaaagagaggacatCTTGCGCTCTATTGGAGAGATCGCTGCCCTCACTGCCAAGCTCTCTGACCTCAGAAGACA GGGTAAAGGTGATACCCCAGAGGCCAGAGCTTTGGCTAAACAGATCGCCACAGCTCTCCAGAACCTGCAGTCCAAGACCAACAAAgcagtggccaacagcaggcCTGCAAAGGCAGCTGTTCATCTGGAGGGAAAGATTGAACAGGCCCAGCGCTGGATTGACAATCCCACCATGGATGACAGCGGTGTGG gCCAGGCGGCCATCCGCGGGCTGGTGGCAGAGGGCCGCAGGCTGGCCAACGCCCTGCCAGGCCCGTACAGGCAGGAGCTGCTGGGTAAGTGTgagcaggtggagcagctcATGGCCCAGCTGGCAGACCTGGCCGCCCGGGGCGAAGGGGACTCCCCTCAGGCACGTGCCGTGGCTCAGCAGCTCCAGGAGGCCCTGAAA GACCTGAAGGGTAAGATGCAGGAGGCGATGACTCAGGAGGTGTCTGACATCTTCAGTGACACCACCACTCCCATCAAGTTACTCGCAGTGGCTGCCACTGCCCCTCTCGACGCCCCCAACAGGGATGAG GTCTTTGAAGAGAGGGCTGGCAACTTTGAAAACCATGCCAATAAGCTTGGCGCCACAGCAGAGAAGGCTGCTGCTGTAGGAACGGCCAACAAGAGCACAGTGGAGGGAATCCAGGCTGCCGTCAAGTCAACAAGGGACTTAACACCACAA GTGGTATCTGCTGCTCGTATTCTGCTGAGAAACCCTGGCAACCAAGCTGCATATGAACATTTTGAGACCATGAAGAACCAGTGGATTGACAATGTGGAGAAAATGACAG GTTTGGTGGATGAGGCCATCGATACCAAGTCCCTGCTGGATGCCTCAGAAGAGGCCATCAAGAAGGACCTGGAGAAGTGTCGCGTGGCCATGGCTAACCACCAGCCCCAGATGCTGGTCGCCGGGGCCACCAGCATTGCCCGCAGAGCCAACCGTATCCTCCTGGTGGCCAAACGAGAGGTGGAGAACTCTGAGGATCCCAAGTTCAGGGAGGTGGTGAAGGCTGCATCTGATGAGCTGAGCCAGACCATCTCTCCGATGGTGATGGATGCTAAAGCCGTGGCTGGAAATATCCATGATCCAA GTCTTCAGAAGGGCTTTCTGGACTCGGGATACAAGATCCTTGGTGCTGTGGCAAAGGTGAGGGAGGCCTTCCAGCCCCAGGAACCAGACttcccaccacctcctcctgaACTGGATCAGCTGCAT CTTAACGATGAGCCTGCGCCACCCAAACCTCCCCTTCCTGAGGGTGAGGTCCCTCCCCCCAGGCCCCCGCCCCCAgaggagaaggatgaggagTTCCCCGAGCAGAAGGCCGGCGAGATGGTGAGCGAGCCCATGATGGTGGCTGCCAGGCAGCTCCACGACGAGGCCCGCAAATGGTCCAGCAAA GGTAACGACATCATCGGTGCCGCCAAGAGAATGGCCTTGCTCATGGCTGAAATGTCACGCCTGGTGCGCGGAGGCAGCGGGAACAAGCGTGCCCTCATCCAGTGTGCCAAGGACATCGCTAAGGCTTCTGATGAAGTCACACGTCTGGCCAAGGAGGTAGCCAAGCAGTGTACTGACAAGCGTATCCGGACCAACCTGCTCCAG GTGTGTGAGCGCATTCCCACCATCAGCACACAGCTCAAAATCCTGTCCACAGTCAAGGCCACCATGTTGGGTCGTACCAACATTAGTGAGGAAGAGTCAGAGCAG GCTACAGAGATGTTGGTTCACAACGCTCAGAACCTGATGCAGTCTGTGAAGGAGACGGTCAGGGAGGCCGAGGCAGCTTCCATTAAGATCCGGACAGATGCAGGTTTCACTCTCCACTGGGTCAGAAAGACCCCCTGGTACCAGTAA